Genomic window (Deinococcus malanensis):
CGCCCTCCGGAAGGTTCCCCTGCCAAGCGTGAGCTATCAGTTACTCCCGCTGAAAAAGTTTCCCCGGTTCCTGAGCAAGCACCGACAGCAGATCGAATTCCCGGGGCGTCAGCGCCACCCGCAGCTCCTGGCGATCCAGCCGCAGCACCATGTCCCCCACCTTCACTTCCGGCTCCATCCGACCTCCGGGGTGCACGTAAAGTCTTCAATGATCAGAAGGCGTCAGGCCATCACCTTTCCAGCAAAACGGGAGCCTGATCCTCTGGAGTGTAAGGGTAAGTGTGCATTTCGAACACCGCCGGACTCAAGCCGCACCGGGCGGGCAGTCTTTCGCAGGACAGCAGGATCGCTCAGGGCCCAGACGTGCCGGTGACGTCGGTCGATGCGGCGTGACTTCCTTGGACGCGGGTGAGGTCCGCTTCCGACCCACACTGCGCCTGACGAATCGAACTTTCCTGCGTGATGCGGAATGTCCGGTAGGTACCTTCGTCAATCGTGACGAGGTGCGCGGTGATCCTTCCCAGCTGGAACGCCACAAACCGCACCGGCGTGCAGGGGAACGGTGTGACCTCTGAAGAGGAGTTTTCCTTGTCATGGGCGCATATCCCTTAGCTCAGACGCGATGATCTGGGCGATGTCCGGGTCGTCTTCGATCATGAGGATGGTCTGCGGCATGCGGGAGTACTCCCTGAAGCTTCATTGATGGGACGCGCCGCTGTGGAAGACGGGCAGTGAGCGGGGCGGTCAGCTGATCACCAGGGTCCGAAGACGGGGGTGGGCCCGCGAAGGGTTCCGCAGCCGGTCACGAGGACCATCCGTAAGGAAACGCTTCTGGCCAGATCAAGCTGGAACGGTTTACGCTGACCTGGAATGGAGTTTCACGTCCTGATGGTCGAAGATGACGAGGCCGACGTCCTGCTGATGAAGGTCGCCCTCGAACACGCTGATTGCGACCTGCACCTGCACGTGGTTCCCGACGGGCCCGACGCTCTGGCGTTACTCGACCGGCATGAACCATACCAGAACGCGCCTACCCCGCAACTTGTGCTGCTCGACGGCCACATGCCCCGCATGCGTGCCCCCGAGGTGCTGGCCCATGTGCGCGCCCGCTGGTGTCACCTGCCGGTCGTGGTGTTCAGCGGTTCGACCTTCGAAGCGGAGGTCCAGGAGAGCCTTCAGGCGGGCGCGAACGCGTACGTCACCAAGCCTGTCAGGCTCGACGAATACACCCAGGTCGTCCAGACTCTCCTCACGTGCTGGTGTCCTCAGCTTGCTGTCCCTAACACGTAAATGCACACAGTAGGAGCTTTTTCCCGCTTGTGAACCACTGCTGACGTCCGCGTGCCCGGGGTGCCCGCTCCCTTCAGCTGGCTCCTGACCTGACCACAGCCTGCCATCATTCTGTTTCCTCCTTTCGAGGTTTCCATGCCCAATGACACGACTTCACTGGTTACGCTTGACACCATCCGCACGGCGCACACCCGGATCCGCCCCCACGTCGTCCGCACCCCTCTGGTGCCCTTCCCCCTTGAGGACTTCTGGCTGAAACCCGAAAGCCTGCAACCCACCGGAGCCTTCAAGCTGCGCGGCGCGTTCAACGCCATGTTGTCTCTCACCCCAGAGGAGTGTGCGCGCGGTGTCGTGGCGCATTCCAGCGGCAATCACGCCCAGGCGGTCGCTTACGCCGCCCAGCAACTCGGAATTCCTGCGGTGATCGTCATGCCCGACAACGCCCCGCAGATGAAGCTGGCCATGACCCGCGCGTTCGGGGCTGACGTCGTCATCGTCGGCCCGGCCAGCGAAGACCGCACGCGCAAAGCAGAAGCGCTAGCGGCTGAGCGCGGCCTGACGCCGATTCCCCCCTACGATGACGCCCGCATCATCGCCGGCGCGGGCACCGTGGGTCTCGAAATCCTCGAGGACCTTCCTGACGTCGGCACCGTGCTGGTCCCTGTCAGCGGCGGCGGGCTGATCTCCGGAGTCGCCGCTGCCCTCAAGCAGCAGCGGCCCGAGATCCGTGTCATTGGCGTCGAACCGGAAGCTGCCGCCGATGCCCGTGACAGTTTGCGCAGCGGACAGCTCGTCACGTACGCCGCCGAGCAGGTCGGGCAGACGCTGGCCGACGGGTTGCGGGTGCAACAGCTCGGTGAGCTGAACTGGGCCCACGTGAAAGCCTTCGTCGATGACATCATCACCGTCAGTGAGGGCGAACTGCGCCGCGCTGCACGCGACGCCACCCTGCGTACCCGTCTGGTGACCGAGCCCAGTGGTGCCGTGACCATCGCCGCGGCCCTGTACCACCGGGGGGAGCTCAGCGCGACCGGCCCGCTGGTGGCCATCCTGAGTGGCGGCAACCTCGATCCCAGTTTGCTGGTGGATCTGCTCACCGGTGGGGATGCGTGATGGCGCACAAACCCTTGCAACTCACGGTGCTGGATGACGCGACCATCCGCGCCCTCCTGACCTGGCCGGACGTGATCGACCTGATTGACGCGGCCTTCGCCGCAGATGCGCGGGGCGGAGTGACTGTCCTGCCGGTCGTCGGGCACAGCCTGAATGGGGGCCGGTACAGCATCAAGACGAGCCACCTGCAACTTGGGGAAGGTGAGGACGCCCTGGAGGTGTTCGGTCTCAAAATGGGCTCTTACTTTCCTGGGAATGCGGCGCGTCACCTGCCCACCCACAGCGCGGCCATGCTCCTGGGCGATCCACGCACCGGACAACCGTCGGCGCTGCTGGCCGCGAACGCCATCACCGAGTACCGGACGGCCGCAGCAGGAGCAGTGGCCGCGCGGCACCTCGCGCGGGCGGACGCCTCGGTAGTGGCCTTATTCGGGACCGGCGGTCAGGCCCGCGCGCAGCTTGAAGCCCTGAGGCAGGTGCGGCCCGTGCAGGAAGTGCGGGTCTGGTCACGCTCGCACGAACGGGCGGAGCATTTTGCTCAGACGGTGAGGCTGCCTGGAGTAACCCTGCGTGCAGTGCGTGACGGTCAGGCGGCCTGCGACGGTGCGGACCTGGTGGTGACGGTAACACCGGCTGAGGTGCCGATCGTCTTGCGCGACTGGATTGCCCCGGGCACGCACGTCAACGCCATGGGGTCCGACGCGCCGGGCAAGCACGAACTCGACCCGGCCCTGCTGGCAGCCGCCACGGTGGTGGTGGACCGGCAGGCCCAAAGTCTCGCCATGGGCGAACTGCAACAGCCTGTCGCATTGGGCCTGCTGAACCCAAATGACATCTATGCGGAACTGGGGGAAGTCTGCGCGGCGTTGCGGCCTGGTCGTCAGTCTGACGACCAGATCACGGTGTTCGACTCGACTGGAGTGTCGTTTCAGGACACGGCTCTGGCAGGGATGGTGCTGCGCCTTGTCCGGGGGCAGCAGGCTGTGAGGACGGTGCTGCTGTAGGTAGGCACACGAGCTTTAGAGTTTGTTCTTAGGACGCGCATTCCCTGTTGATCCGCGCCCCCACAGCGTCTTTCCTTTCCACTGTGACCTGAGCAGCAGGGGAGAGGAAACTGGATTTCCCGGATACCGGCGGGCTGGCACTGAGTGCCAGCCCAGGAACATGCAAAGGCAGGGCCAGCGTGCGCACAGGCTGGTGTGAGGCGAGTTCGCTGATCCTCCTGGCACTCTGCCTGGGCGTGTGCTGGTGAGGGGAGAGGAGGAGTGGGGTCAGCTCACAGCCGTCCGCCTGGAGTGCCCTTGACACCCCTGACGTGCGTAGCGTGGATTCACCCCTCACGGTACAGTCCTCCTATGAACCTCCTGGCCGTGCTCAGCCACCCTGACGACGAATGTGGCTGCGCCGCCACCCTCGCCAAACAATGTTTGGCCCAGTGATACCAGCACCGTCAGCTTCGGCGGCTGAGCCCTTGAGCCATTTCGGCTGGACATGGGACGCCAACCCTCACGCGTCAGGTCAGGCAGACGGATCTTCCCGACGCTTCACCTCACTCTTTCCACTATCGCCTGGGTGCGACAGAACAGCACGCTGAGTTCTTTCGGTGCAAGCGGGCAGGCTCAGCGGAACACCCCGTCAAGGGCGTCTTGCGGTCCCTCTTGCGCTGTTGTTACGCAGCCTTCCTACGCTGAATTCAGACATTCAGAACCCAAGGAGGAACCATGACCCGCACCCTCACCCGCCCGTCCCGGCCTGACACCGCCACCATTGAGCGCGCGTTCCGCGACTTTCCCGAACACCTGTTCCGTGACCCGGAAGTGGTCGTGGAGCATGACGACGCCCTCCTGCTCGCTGTGAGTTTCGCCCCGGCGCCGGACCTGAACCTCGTGTACGGCGGGTACACCGGCCCGAACGCGCTAGAGCGTCTGACGGCCACGCTGGCACGACTGCGGGCCTGGAACGTGCCCTTCCTGTGGTTGGTTTCCCCCGCGGCTGCTGACCAGAGCGCGGCACTCACGGCGCGGGGCCTGCCCAGGGTGGCTGACCTTCCCGTCATGACCCTCGACCTCGCCCACCTGAAACTGGCAGACGCGCGGGTNNNNNNNNNNCGGGTGACGACCGAGGAGGACTTGCGCGCCTGGGTGAGCGTGGCCGCCGAGGGGTTTCACTTCAACCAGGAAACGGCGCAGAAGCTGACCGCGCTGGCCCGGGGTCCGGTGCTCGACCCTAACTCGCGCGCCCACCTGTATCTGGGCCTGCTGCATGGCGAGCCGGTGGGCACCGCCCTGAACATTCACGGCGAGGAGATTGCGGGCGTGTGGTGTGTGAGCATCCTGGAACGGGCGCGTGGGCGCGGGATCGGGGCGGCCATGACCACCGGGCCGCTCCTAGCGGCGCGGGAGGCAGGGTATGCCTCGGCGATGCTGGGGGCGACCGAACAGGGGTTTCCGGTGTACTCACGCCTGGGCTGGGAAGTGCAGTTTTCCGCGCCCATCCACCTGGGAGGCCCGGCATGACCGGGCTCTCCGGGGGTGAAGCCTGGCGAGCCCGGGACATGCAGGTGGAGTGGTCCGAAGCACTGCCTCAGGAGGTGCTCGCCGCGATGCGCGCTGACCTCTACGCTCAGTTCGTGGACGGGTACGCTTCCCTGCCGCCCGACGCGCGGACGCGCCTGGGGATCGAACAGGTGGACTTCGGGGCGGGAGTGCTGGCCCTGGTGCGGTCACTCCCTCATCCCGCGTTCAACCTCGTCCAAGGCTTTGGCGTCACGTCCCCAGTCACCGAGGCGGATCTGGACGCGCTGCTGGGAGCGGTGGAACAGTCGAGACCGCCTGCCTGGGGGCTGCCTCTCGACCCCCGCACCCGTCCGATGGACCTGAGGATCATGCTGGAGGCGCGCGGTCTGCGCGAGGTGTTCCGGGAGGTGACCCTGTACGCCCCGGCCTCCGCGGCCCGTCAGGCGCTGGCCTCCTTCACACGCGCCCTCCCGGAGGTGAAGATGGTGGGGCCATACAACGTGCTAGACGTCGCGATGTTCATCACGGGACAGTTCGGCCTGCCGAGTGAGATGACGGAACTGGCGCGACTCGGCCTCTCTGACCTGGGCTGGATGGGCTACTTCGTGCCTGGGGAGACTGGGGTGAGCAGCGCTGGCTTCCTCACGGTGGGTGGGAGCGCCGCCCTGCTGCACACGGCCGCCACCCGGCCGGAAAATCAGGGCCAGGGTGGACAGAGCGCACTGATTCTGCGGCGCCTCCAGGAGGGCCTCGCCCAGGGATGTGAGCACTTCCTGGTGGACGTGGAGGCCGGGCAGGACAATCCCAGTCGCCGCAACCTGGAGCGCCTGGGCTTCCGACCCGTGTTCGAGGTGCCGTTCTACACGGCGGCGGAACCCGCCGACTGAGAATCCTGGGACGGTTGCCCCGGCTGCCGCAGTTTAGCGAGCAGGGGTTCCAGAGGCGCAGCCCGGCCNNNNNNNNNNNNNNNNNNNNNNNNNNNNNNNNNNNNNNNNNNNNNNNNNNNNNNNNNNNNNNNNNNNNNNNNNNNNNNNNNNNNNNNNNNNNNNNNNNNNNNNNNNNNNNNNNNNNNNNNNNNNNNNNNNNNNNNNNNNNNNNNNNNNNNNNNNNNNNNNNNNNNNNNNNNNNNNNNNNNNNNNNNNNNNNNNNNNCCGCAGGCCAACCAGAATCCAGGCGGCCGAGTTCCCACTCAGGGACTGCCGGTAGAACTGCTCGGCGCGCCCCAGGTCTCCCAGCGCGAGTGCCGCGTCGCCCAGCACCCAGGCGGCCGCCGCCTGGTGGTAGAGGTCCTCGTCCTTCTCGTTCAGGGCCTGGCCTTTCTCGAGGGCCTGCCAGGCGTCCTGGGTCCGGCCCAGGCGCGCGTAGCACCAGGCCAAGCCGCCCCAGGAAAACGGCAGGACGGCGTTCGCCTGCTCGAACGCAGCCAGGGCCGCCTCGCCTGCCCTCAGGGCTCCGAGCACGTCGTCCTGCTCCGCCGCAATATAAGCACGCATTCCCAGGACGTTCGCCGCGACACGGCCCAACCCGCTCCGCTCCGCCCAGACCGCCCATTCGTCAACGTGCCGCCTGGCGGCCTCATAGTCTCCCAGCCGCAGACACGCGTAGGACAAGCCCGCAAGTGAAACCATGACTGGCTGGGGTTTGCCCAGCTGAACCCGCTGCCGGAGGACCTCCTCCTCCAGTTTCCGGCCGCCTTCCGGGTCGTCATGTCCAAAGGCCTGCACTGCGGCGAGTTGCACGCGTGCGTCCAGGGCGAGGAACTCATCATCTGCCTGGCTGGCCCCGATCCGGGCGTCCTCCAGCAGGCGTTCCGCAGCGGCCCAGTCACGCCGCTGTACTGCCAGGTCACCAAGGATGTACATGCTGTAGGCGGCCATCCTGGGGTGGCCGGCCGCGCGTGCGGCGTCGAGGGCACTCTCCGCCATGTCCCTGGCTTCATGGTGACGACCCTGACGGGCCAGTGAGGCCGCAAGTTCCCCCAGGGCGAAGGCCGTCTCGCTGGCCAGTCCGGCTGCCCGTGCGGTCTCGGCGGCCACCTGCCAGCGGTGGACGACGGCAGCGAGGTGATGGCTGTCACGGAAATACAGCGCGTTCTGAATGAGGAGGAGAACTTCGCGGCGCTCTGCGGCGAACTCGGGCCGGGCCGGGGTGAGCTCGAGCGCATGTTCGAATGCTGCCGCCGCCGACTGGTACGCGCCGATCTTCATGGCCTCGTGGCCGGCCTGCTGAACTTGCCTGGCCGCCTCGCCCGTCAGCCCAGCCCCAAGCGCGTGATGGGCCAGCACCTCGGGGGACGCGTCGCCTGCCTTGAGTGCCTCCAGCGCGCGTTGGTGAAGCAGCATGCGCCGGGGGCCACTCAACCCGTCCCGCAGGGTCTCCCGCACCCGGTCGTGTGAGAGGAAGGCCTCCTGCCTGCCCTCCGCCTCGCGGAGCAGCCCTGCCCGGAGCAGTTCCTCGTAGCCTTGCAGCGCGGTGTCCTCGCCCAGGTCAGCGACTGCCCGCAGGTGGCAGAGCTCCAAGCCCTGACCCAGAATCGCGCCCGCCTGGGCAAGCGCGAGGGCAGGTGCTGAGAGCCGACCCAGCCTCTCGCCGATGACCGCCCGCACTCCCTCACCGCCGTGCTCCAGACCAGCAGCGAGTCTCGCGTCATTCACCACGATGCCGCTGTAGCCGAGCGTGAGCGCCCCCTGCTCCGCCAGTCCGCGCAGCGTCTCCGAGATGTAGAGCGGTTGACCGCCCGTCTCCACGAAGAGGCGCGCGGCCAAGCCTTCGAGGGCGTCGTTCGCGGTCACTCCCGCGAGTCCCTTCAACAGCCCCAGCGTCTCCGGCTGCTCCAGCAGCCCGAGGGTGTACCGCGTGATGGGCAGCTCCCGGCCGAGATTCGCCGCCCACCCGGCCAGCGCCGACCCGGGCGTCAGGGCCTCGACCCTTGCCGTGAGCAGCAGCAGAACAGGAGCATCCTGCTCCGCCGCCCGTCCTGCGAGGTACCGCAGGGCCTCCAGCGTGCCCGCGTCGGCCCACTGGACGTCATCCACGAGCAGCACGAGAGGCTCGCGCCTGGTCGCTACGCCCCGGGCAAGCGCGAGCACGAGCTGCGTCAGGGCGGCCAGGGGGCGGCCTTGGGAGTCTTCCCCCGCTGAGGGCGACGGCAGTTCCGTGAGCTCCTCCAATTCGGGCAGCAACCGCGCAAGCTGGGCGAGGTCGTGCCGCGAGAGCAGCGCCTCGGGCTGGGGGTGCGCGGCCAGCGGGCGACGCACGGCGTCGATGAGCGGGCCGTAGGGCGACCCGCCCGCCTC
Coding sequences:
- a CDS encoding GNAT family N-acetyltransferase — encoded protein: RVTTEEDLRAWVSVAAEGFHFNQETAQKLTALARGPVLDPNSRAHLYLGLLHGEPVGTALNIHGEEIAGVWCVSILERARGRGIGAAMTTGPLLAAREAGYASAMLGATEQGFPVYSRLGWEVQFSAPIHLGGPA
- a CDS encoding GNAT family N-acetyltransferase; amino-acid sequence: MTGLSGGEAWRARDMQVEWSEALPQEVLAAMRADLYAQFVDGYASLPPDARTRLGIEQVDFGAGVLALVRSLPHPAFNLVQGFGVTSPVTEADLDALLGAVEQSRPPAWGLPLDPRTRPMDLRIMLEARGLREVFREVTLYAPASAARQALASFTRALPEVKMVGPYNVLDVAMFITGQFGLPSEMTELARLGLSDLGWMGYFVPGETGVSSAGFLTVGGSAALLHTAATRPENQGQGGQSALILRRLQEGLAQGCEHFLVDVEAGQDNPSRRNLERLGFRPVFEVPFYTAAEPAD
- a CDS encoding ATP-binding protein, whose protein sequence is MLVLQFLGPPECRVGDCPVTFKTRKAQALVTYLALEPARQSREKLAALFWPDAGPEAGRASLRGTLVYAREALGPFRHRLEADRTTVYLVTEPDECDVTALERVAKAARSLSPAEVLPELQGAASLWRGDLLDGFTLGDGSGFDAWLEERREVTRSAMNIVFDRLSAAQLERDADRAAETAQRWVAVDRLNEAAWRRLVQARLTSGQRALARDALDTCRRVLQDEVNCTLAPETLALEPQLLAFTPQRRPEVVPDLPRLLREAPFVGRHAEFARLAASYQSAADGRPGIALIVGEPGIGKTRLAGEFLEWTRERGGEVLRGRAFEAGGSPYGPLIDAVRRPLAAHPQPEALLSRHDLAQLARLLPELEELTELPSPSAGEDSQGRPLAALTQLVLALARGVATRREPLVLLVDDVQWADAGTLEALRYLAGRAAEQDAPVLLLLTARVEALTPGSALAGWAANLGRELPITRYTLGLLEQPETLGLLKGLAGVTANDALEGLAARLFVETGGQPLYISETLRGLAEQGALTLGYSGIVVNDARLAAGLEHGGEGVRAVIGERLGRLSAPALALAQAGAILGQGLELCHLRAVADLGEDTALQGYEELLRAGLLREAEGRQEAFLSHDRVRETLRDGLSGPRRMLLHQRALEALKAGDASPEVLAHHALGAGLTGEAARQVQQAGHEAMKIGAYQSAAAAFEHALELTPARPEFAAERREVLLLIQNALYFRDSHHLAAVVHRWQVAAETARAAGLASETAFALGELAASLARQGRHHEARDMAESALDAARAAGHPRMAAYSMYILGDLAVQRRDWAAAERLLEDARIGASQADDEFLALDARVQLAAVQAFGHDDPEGGRKLEEEVLRQRVQLGKPQPVMVSLAGLSYACLRLGDYEAARRHVDEWAVWAERSGLGRVAANVLGMRAYIAAEQDDVLGALRAGEAALAAFEQANAVLPFSWGGLAWCYARLGRTQDAWQALEKGQALNEKDEDLYHQAAAAWVLGDAALALGDLGRAEQFYRQSLSGNSAAWILVGLR
- a CDS encoding ornithine cyclodeaminase family protein, which translates into the protein MAHKPLQLTVLDDATIRALLTWPDVIDLIDAAFAADARGGVTVLPVVGHSLNGGRYSIKTSHLQLGEGEDALEVFGLKMGSYFPGNAARHLPTHSAAMLLGDPRTGQPSALLAANAITEYRTAAAGAVAARHLARADASVVALFGTGGQARAQLEALRQVRPVQEVRVWSRSHERAEHFAQTVRLPGVTLRAVRDGQAACDGADLVVTVTPAEVPIVLRDWIAPGTHVNAMGSDAPGKHELDPALLAAATVVVDRQAQSLAMGELQQPVALGLLNPNDIYAELGEVCAALRPGRQSDDQITVFDSTGVSFQDTALAGMVLRLVRGQQAVRTVLL
- a CDS encoding response regulator, with product MEFHVLMVEDDEADVLLMKVALEHADCDLHLHVVPDGPDALALLDRHEPYQNAPTPQLVLLDGHMPRMRAPEVLAHVRARWCHLPVVVFSGSTFEAEVQESLQAGANAYVTKPVRLDEYTQVVQTLLTCWCPQLAVPNT
- a CDS encoding threonine ammonia-lyase, with amino-acid sequence MPNDTTSLVTLDTIRTAHTRIRPHVVRTPLVPFPLEDFWLKPESLQPTGAFKLRGAFNAMLSLTPEECARGVVAHSSGNHAQAVAYAAQQLGIPAVIVMPDNAPQMKLAMTRAFGADVVIVGPASEDRTRKAEALAAERGLTPIPPYDDARIIAGAGTVGLEILEDLPDVGTVLVPVSGGGLISGVAAALKQQRPEIRVIGVEPEAAADARDSLRSGQLVTYAAEQVGQTLADGLRVQQLGELNWAHVKAFVDDIITVSEGELRRAARDATLRTRLVTEPSGAVTIAAALYHRGELSATGPLVAILSGGNLDPSLLVDLLTGGDA